In the genome of Spirochaetia bacterium, one region contains:
- a CDS encoding Cof-type HAD-IIB family hydrolase: MSETSMDIQLICSDIDGTLLDSKGMLSEENILWIRKAWYERHVAFALVSGRFKGGIQPLAKALGIPCFLSCFNGTYISYGTKVLNDTPLSSETILGLLPLVKDKGNTPLVFTLNDWYMESNGYWAEVQRKKCGFNGYFQDLPVLLRQKSPAIRPYKAIIKNLDPRRIDATWQKLQSMHLEDIDCFPSSPQILELVPKGTDKGNTVSILARYLGIGCKNIMAFGDYVNDLGMLRKAAYGIAMANAPEEIKKTAFAVTASNDEAGIAKAIKKYIFQ; the protein is encoded by the coding sequence TTGTCTGAGACTTCAATGGATATACAGCTGATTTGTTCAGACATAGACGGAACCTTGCTTGACAGCAAAGGAATGTTGAGCGAAGAAAATATCCTATGGATACGTAAAGCTTGGTATGAAAGACATGTTGCCTTTGCCTTGGTCTCCGGACGTTTCAAGGGTGGCATACAACCGTTGGCAAAGGCTCTCGGTATTCCTTGTTTTCTTTCTTGTTTCAACGGAACATATATTTCCTACGGAACAAAAGTCCTCAATGACACCCCGTTGTCATCAGAAACAATCCTTGGTCTCCTGCCGTTGGTCAAAGACAAAGGCAATACACCTCTTGTTTTCACCCTGAATGACTGGTATATGGAAAGCAATGGCTATTGGGCGGAAGTACAACGAAAGAAATGTGGTTTCAACGGATATTTCCAAGACCTTCCTGTTTTGCTGAGACAGAAATCACCGGCTATAAGGCCATATAAAGCAATCATCAAGAATTTAGACCCAAGACGAATCGACGCTACATGGCAAAAGCTACAGTCAATGCATCTGGAAGACATAGATTGCTTTCCCTCTTCGCCTCAGATACTTGAATTGGTACCGAAAGGCACAGACAAAGGTAACACCGTCAGCATATTGGCCCGTTATCTGGGAATAGGATGCAAAAACATCATGGCCTTCGGCGATTATGTCAATGACCTAGGCATGCTGCGTAAAGCCGCCTATGGCATTGCAATGGCAAATGCCCCCGAAGAAATTAAAAAAACAGCCTTTGCCGTTACGGCATCAAACGATGAGGCTGGGATAGCAAAAGCCATCAAAAAGTATATTTTCCAATAA
- a CDS encoding TraR/DksA family transcriptional regulator, which translates to MSQEFIKEMEQALLQQKRELLERLAKEDEDFRSLLSEKTIKDSIDSATDEIAFKKMQMNATKEANRLQAIDNALARIHNNVYGRCLKCGKKIPEDRLRAIPYAVLCVECKSGEERPGLKKSRA; encoded by the coding sequence ATGAGCCAGGAATTCATCAAGGAAATGGAGCAGGCATTGCTTCAGCAGAAAAGGGAGTTGTTGGAACGATTGGCAAAGGAAGATGAGGATTTCAGATCCTTGCTCTCGGAAAAGACAATTAAGGACAGCATTGATTCCGCAACCGATGAGATTGCCTTCAAGAAGATGCAGATGAATGCAACAAAGGAAGCGAATAGGCTACAAGCCATTGACAATGCATTGGCTCGGATCCACAACAATGTGTATGGCCGTTGTCTTAAATGTGGCAAGAAGATACCTGAGGATCGGCTTCGTGCAATTCCATATGCAGTTCTTTGTGTAGAATGCAAAAGCGGAGAGGAACGTCCGGGATTGAAGAAATCCAGGGCATAA
- the thrH gene encoding bifunctional phosphoserine phosphatase/homoserine phosphotransferase ThrH, with amino-acid sequence MDIVCLDLEGVLVPEIWIAFSQETGIEELKLTTRDEPDYDKLMRYRLDILGKRGLGLADIQGTIAKIAPLEGARQFLDDLRSLTQVIILSDTFTQFAAPLMKQLGYPTLFCNELEVGDNGMITGYTMRQHDGKYKAIEALKSLNFRTFAAGDSYNDLTMIRHADGGCLFRAPQKILEEEPQLKIATTYSQFLAIIKEFLQP; translated from the coding sequence ATGGATATCGTTTGCTTGGATTTGGAAGGAGTACTGGTTCCTGAAATCTGGATTGCTTTTTCACAGGAAACAGGTATAGAAGAGTTGAAGCTTACCACGAGGGATGAACCTGATTATGACAAGCTGATGCGCTATCGTCTGGATATCCTTGGTAAAAGAGGCCTGGGCCTTGCTGATATCCAAGGTACTATTGCAAAGATCGCACCTTTGGAAGGTGCAAGACAGTTCCTTGATGATCTGAGATCCCTGACCCAGGTCATTATCCTTTCTGATACTTTTACACAGTTTGCTGCACCGTTGATGAAACAGCTGGGTTATCCGACTTTATTCTGCAATGAGCTTGAAGTCGGAGATAACGGTATGATCACAGGTTATACCATGCGGCAGCATGATGGCAAATACAAGGCTATCGAGGCTTTGAAAAGCTTGAATTTCAGGACTTTTGCTGCTGGCGATTCCTACAATGACCTTACCATGATCCGCCATGCCGATGGGGGATGCCTGTTCAGGGCACCGCAGAAAATATTGGAAGAAGAACCACAGCTTAAGATTGCTACTACATATTCCCAATTTCTTGCCATTATCAAGGAGTTCTTGCAACCATGA
- a CDS encoding glucosamine-6-phosphate deaminase, which translates to MRVLIEEDYHLMSMWAAKYIASQIRHAMEDGKKPYVLGLPTGSTPLGTYQELIKLHKAGSVSFSDVVTFNMDEYVGLPAAHPESYHSFMKNNFFSQIDIREENIHILNGMAEDLEQECRNYEDEIASYGGIDLFLGGIGADGHIAFNEPFSSLSSHTRVKDLTYDTKVMNSRFFGNDVSKVPSQALTVGVQTVCNARTVVLLVNGHAKAKALQGCVEGPVTQYCTASALQMHPHALVVCDESACDELKVGTYRYFKDIEAANLDAESIR; encoded by the coding sequence GTGAGAGTATTGATAGAAGAAGATTATCATCTGATGTCCATGTGGGCAGCGAAATACATTGCCAGTCAGATCAGGCATGCAATGGAAGACGGTAAAAAACCATATGTATTGGGATTGCCGACAGGTTCCACACCTCTGGGAACATACCAGGAACTGATCAAGTTGCATAAGGCTGGGAGTGTATCATTCAGTGATGTAGTTACGTTCAATATGGATGAATATGTAGGGTTGCCTGCTGCACATCCGGAAAGCTATCACTCTTTTATGAAGAATAACTTTTTTTCACAGATAGATATCCGGGAAGAAAACATCCATATTCTCAATGGCATGGCTGAGGACTTGGAACAGGAATGCCGGAACTATGAAGATGAAATTGCATCTTATGGTGGTATCGACTTGTTCCTTGGTGGTATCGGAGCCGATGGGCATATTGCCTTCAATGAACCTTTTTCAAGCTTATCTTCCCATACACGGGTAAAGGACCTTACCTATGACACGAAAGTAATGAACAGCCGTTTCTTCGGCAATGATGTAAGCAAGGTGCCTTCACAGGCCCTGACTGTCGGCGTACAGACAGTCTGCAATGCCAGGACGGTAGTCCTGTTGGTCAACGGGCATGCCAAGGCGAAAGCTTTGCAGGGATGTGTTGAAGGTCCTGTGACGCAGTACTGTACGGCAAGTGCCCTGCAGATGCATCCCCATGCTTTGGTAGTCTGTGACGAGAGTGCCTGTGATGAACTGAAGGTCGGTACCTACCGATATTTCAAGGATATCGAGGCTGCCAATCTGGATGCTGAGTCGATCAGGTAG